Sequence from the Pan paniscus chromosome 4, NHGRI_mPanPan1-v2.0_pri, whole genome shotgun sequence genome:
cacctCCCACCCCGTTCCCACTTTCCTGGGGGACAAGCACCTCCCACCCCGTTCCCACTTTCCTGGGGGACAAGCACCTCCCACCCTGTTCCCACTTTCCTGGGGGACAAGCACCTCCCACCCTGTtcccactttcctggggggcaagcacctcccaccccatTCCCACTTTCCTGGGGGATAAGCACCTCCCACCCCGTTTCaactttcctggggggcaagcacctcccaccccttctccactttcctggggggcaagcaccccctaccccttctctccatgtctctacccttctctttaaacttgcctccttcactatgggcaaccttctaccctccattcctccttctcccttagcctgtgtccTCAAGAACTTAAAAACTCTTCAACTCTCGCCTGACCTAAAacttaaatgccttattttcttctgcaatactgcttgaccccaatacaaactcgacaatggtcctaaatggccagaaaatggcacttatGATTTCTCCATCCTATGagatctagataatttttgtcgaaaaatgggcaaatggtctgaggtgcctgacgtccaggcattcttttacacattggttcctccctagtctctgctcccagtgagactcatcccaaatctttcttctttctctcctgtctgttccttcagtctccaccccaagctcTTGAGTCCTTTGAATCCTTCTTTTCTACAGactcatctgacctctccccttctccccaggctgctccttgccaggccaagccaggtcccaattcttcctcagcctctgcttctgcaccctataatccttctatcacctcccctcctcacacctggtctggtTTACAGTTTTGTTCAGCGACTAgtcctcccccacctgcccaacaatttcctcttaaagatGTGGTtggagctgaaggcatagtcaacgttaatgctcctttttcctcTATCAGACCTTTCCCAAATCAGCCAGCGTTTGGGCTCTTTCTCATCAGACCCCACTAAATATATACAGGAATTCCGATATCTAACCCTGTCCTACAATTTAACCTGGAGTGACTTAAATGTCATCCTGACTTCTACCCTCTCCCCAGACGAATGGGAAAGAGTTTTTTCTCCAGCCCAATCTCATGCTGATAACCATTGGCTTCATGAGCCAGACCTCCAGGAAGGCATTAGAGCAGTTCCCCGAGAAGATCCCAATGGAACTATCAGGCAGATTCCCCAGGTATAGCTAGGCGAGATTACATGGTTTCCTGCCTAGTTAAAGGGCTTAAAAAGGCAGCTTACAAAGCTGTTAATTATGACAAACTTAAAGAAACTACCCAAGGTAaagaaaacccagcccagttcatggccctCTTAGCAGCCACCCTTAGACACTTTACTGCCCTAGACCCAGAGAGGCCAGAAGGCCGTCTTAATCTCaatatccattttattttattatccaaTTTGCTCCGAACattaaataaagctccaaaaattaaattcagcCCTcgaaccccacaacaggacttcattaacctcgccttcaaggtgtacaataatagagtagaggcagccaagtagcaatgtatttctgagttgcaattccttgcctccactgtaaGACAagccccagccacatctccagcacacaagaactccaaacgCCTGAACTGCCACTGCCAGGGGCTCCTCCAGAAACTCcttccccaggagcttgctacaagtgctggaaatctggccactgggccaagcaATGCCCGCAGCCTGGGactcctcctaagccgtgtcccatctgtgtggggaCCCAGtggaaatcggactgtccaactcacctggcagccactcccagagcccctggaactctggcccaaggctctctgacggACTCCTTCCCAGATATTCTTGGCTTAGTGGCTAAAGACTGATGCTGCCCAATCACCTCAGAAGCCCCCTGGACCATCACAGACCctttgggtaactcttacagtggagggtaagtccgtctCCTTCTTAATCAATAAGGAGGCTACcaactccacattaccttcttttcaaaggcctgtttcccttgcctccataactgttgtgggtattgatggccaggcttctaaatctcttaaaactccccaactctggtgccaacttggacaatattcttttatgcacttattttagttatccccacctgcccagctctcTTATTAGGttgagacattttaactaaattatctgcttgcctgactattcctaggctacaagcacacctcattgccacccctttccccagttcaaagcctccttcgcaTCCTCCTctcgtatccccccaccttaacccacaagtatgggatacctctactccctccttggtgacaaatgatgcaccccttaccatcccattaaaacctaatcacccttaccccactcaatgccaatatcccatcccacagcatgctttaaaaggattaaagcctgttatcacttgcctgttacagcatggccttttaaagcctgtAAACTCTCcctacaattcccccattttacctgtcctaaaacaagacaagccttacaggttagttcaggatctgcgccttatcaaccaaattgtcttgcctatccaccccatggtgccaaacccatatactctcctatcctcaataccacCCTCCACAACCCCTCCATAACCccttattctgttctggatctcaaacatgctttctttactattccttgcACCCTTCATCCTAgactctctttgctttcacttggactgaccctgacacccattagactcacaaattacctgggctgtactgccacaaggcttcacggacagcccccattacttcagtcaagcccaaatttcttcctcatccattACCTATCTCGACATAATTCTTCATGAAAATAcacatgctctccctgctgatcatgtctgactaatctcccaaaccccaatgccttctacaaaacaacaactcctttccttcctgggcatggttggatacttttgcctttggatacctggttttgccatcctaacaaaaccattatataaactcacaaaaggaaacctagctgaccccacagatcctaaatccttttgccactcctttccattccttaaaaaCAGCCCTAGAAGCTGCCCCCACACTAgttctccctaactcatcccaatcctttttcattacacacagccaaagTGCAGGTCTGTGCGGTCGGAATTTTTACACAAGAGCTGGGACTGCGCCCTGTAGCCTTtttatccaaacaacttgaccttactgttttagcctagccttcatgtctgtgtgcagtggctgccgctgccttaatacttttagaggccctcaaaatcacaaactgtgctcaactcactctctatagttctcataacttccaaaatctattttcttcctcacacctgatgcatataatttctgcccccctccactacctctcagcaagccaaactcattgccttaactcaagccctcactcttgcaaagggactatgcgtcaatatttatactgactctaaatatgccttccatatcctgcaccaccatgctgttatatgggctgaaagaggtttccgCACTAcgcaagggtcctccatcattaatgcctctttaataaaaactcttctcaaggccgctttacttccaaaggaagctgaagtcattcactgcaaaggccatcaaaaggcatcagatgcCATCACTCAGGGCAATGCTTATGCTGACAAGGTAGCTAAAAAAGCAGCTAGAGTTCCAACTTCTAACCCTCAtggcagtttttctccttctcatctggTCATTCTCACCTATTcccccactgaaacttccacctatcaatctcttcccacacaaggcaaatggttcttggaccaaggaaaatatctccttccagcctcacaagCCCATTCTAGTCTAttgtcatttcataacctcttccatgtaggttacaagcagctagcccgcctcttagaacttctcatttcctttccatcatggaaatctatccttaaggaaatcacttctcagtgttccatctgctattctactactactcctcagggattgttcaggctgcctcccttccctacacatcaagctcggggatttgccccCGCCcgggactggcaaattgactttactcacatgcctcaaaccaggaaactaaaatacctcttggtccgggtagacactttcactggatgggtagaggcctttcccacagggtctgagaaggccaccgtggtaatttcttcccttctgtcaaacataattccttggtttggccttcccactTCTATACAGTCCAATAACAgaccggcctttattagtcaaatcacccaagcagtttctcaggctcttggtatttaGTGGCTCCAGGTTTTACCTCAAACTGCCACCCTTAAGTCTCTCTTTAAGTGGATAGAAGTTCTTCAGTGACAAAGTACACTCCAATactttcaccctgatgaagtcctattctttacttttatacttgCTCTTATTCTCGTCCCCATTTttatgccaccctctacctctccccagctatctccaccacactataTCAGTCTCAGTCACTCTCTCCTAGCCATTTCTAATCCTTCTTTAAcaaacaattgctggctttgcttttctctttcctccaaaattcCCGAGGCCCTGACTAAAAAAGGGGTActcttgtatatttttaaatgaagaaaaaaaggggactctgtatatttttaaatgaagagtgttgtttttacctaaatcaatctggcctggtatataacaacataaaaaaactcaaggatagcaCCCAAAAACTCACCAACCAAGCAAATAATTATGGTGAACTCGCTTGGACACTCTGTAATTGGATGTTCTGGgtactcccaattcttagtcctttaatacctgtttttctccttctcttatttagACCTTGTGTCtttcatttagtttctcaattcatacaaaaccgcatccaggccatcaccaatcattctacacgacaaatgtttcttctaacaaccccacaatatcgccccttaccacaaaatcttccttcagcttaatctcacCCACTCTAGGTTCCACGTCACCCCTAATcctgctcgaagcagccctgagaaacatcacccattatctctccacACCACCCCCAAAAACTTtcgccaccccaacacttcaccgctattttgttttatttttcttattaatataagaagacaggaatgtcaggcctctgagcccaagctaagccatcatatcccctgtgacctgcacatatacatccagatggcctgaagtaactgaagatccacaaaagaagtgaaaatagccttaactgatgacattccaccattgtaatTTGTTTCTgtcccaccctaactgatcaatgtactttgtagtctcccccacccttaagaaagTTCTTTGCAATTCTCCCcatccttgagaatgtacttcgtgagatccaccccctgcccgcaaaacattgctcctaactccaccacctatcccaaaacctataagaactaatgataatccgccaccctttgctgactctcttttcagactcagcccacctgcacccaggtgaaataaacagccatgttgttcacacaaagcctgtctgggggtctcttcacacagatgcgtgagacaacctccaccttcccaaaTTTAGTGGTCAAGTCTTCGTTCTCATCCTACTTCACCTCTCAATggatttctctctttccttctccacgTGCTGTCTTCTCTAGGCTTCTGAAACACTACACTCTCctggttttccttctttctccctggCCATGCCTCTTTTGTATCACTTATGGgctcttccttttctttacagCAAACTGTCAGACGTTTCTTCTTCTCTATCCACATTCTCATCCGGAGTGACCTCCTCTAATCCTGTGGCTTAAGACCACAAATGACTCCCAACTCTATCTCCAGTCCCCCATTTACCCTGAGATCCAGACCAGATCATATTTCCAACTTCCCATGTGATATCTCCACCTGGATGTTCAATACCACCTTAAACAGAGCTATTGATCTGCCCACATGGCTTCACACCAAAGTGATTCTTCCCTCAGTCTTTCCCATTTAGTAAAAGGCATCATTTGCTTGATCAAAACCCTAAACCTTACAGATTGTGTTTGGTTGCATGTAATAGAACCAGATAACCAGAAAGCTGTCATTTTTTCCCCCCCCACATAATGAGAGGACCAGAAGCAGGCAAGCAAGGCTGTGCAGAGGCTCCTCCATGACAACAATGCCCAGGCTCCTTCTATCTTTTTTCTCCACTGTCCTCATAGTTGCAAGATAGCAGTTCCACCTCCAGCCTCACATCCACATcccaacaacaaccaaaaaagacaaggaaagactcAACAAGGTGGAAGACAAAGAGCTACATGGGTTCTTGTCTACAATAGCAAAACATTCCCAGAAATTCCCAGTAGCCTTCTGCTTGTCTCACATTGTCCAGAACTATTACAAGCCCCACACCGGCTGTTAGAGAGGCTAGGAAATATGGCTTTTTAGCCAGGCACCTTGCCATCCTGCACAAACCAGGGTTCTGATACatagaagaaaggaagaacagaTATCAGATGGGCAAACAGCAACAGCTATTTTGTCATCCTggacttctctcttttcctcacaCTTCACTATGAATCCATCAGCAAGTCCTATCAGTTCCAGCTCCAAAATACTTAACCAATTCAGCTGCTTCTCTTCATCTCCAGTGCTGAACTGCTGGTCTGATATACCATCATCTCTTAACCAGACCACAGCAAAAACCTCCTAGCTGGTTGGCCACCACGATTGCCATCTCTATAGTCCTTTCTTTACACAGTAGCTAGGGTAATCATTTACACGCATAAATATAATCATATCACTCCCTTTCTTAAAATTCTCCAAAGGATCTGTCATAGCTTGGGTTCCCCCAGAAGGAGACCCTGAGGCCAGGGTTCGTGTAGAAGTCATTTATTTGAGAGATGCAGAAAACTCAGGGTTGGAGCAGGAAAGTGAGATAAGGAAGAAAAGGTAGCCTCCCTTGGGGCCTACCGAGGCTCAGCCCCAGGGGGAAACAGTGGGAAATAGTGTAAAACACTTGCCTCAGAATTATCCAACCCAAGGGGCAAAGGAGGATATTTATATGCCAACTCACAAGAGCTGCTGGCTTCAGCTCTCTTGGCTTGAGCACCTAGCCCTGAACCTATCCATTCCCTGACTAAATCACTGAAAAAGCCAGCACTTCTGCTTAGCCACCTTTCTGCTCATAGACCCTCACACCTTCCATCTGAAACACAGTCACAAGAGAATGGGgaaacccagttaattttttttaatagggtaAGAAGTTCAAAATACAATTTAAGGATATGAATATCCATCTTAGAAATTTGCCAAATTCAAGTCTCATTTGCAAGTAGCTAAATTTTTGTAATGCCCTCTTTTTGACAAACCAGAAAGATGCATATAGCCTCTTAATAATACAGGCAAGTTTCAAGTAGGGCATATGAGATTTAGAATATTTACATAAAGTCAATATTTTAAGGGACACATAATTCAATAGTAgcaattaattattaatatatgcaCTGGATATTATAGCTATAAATGACATTACTGGGTCTATAGATCTGAAGGGTATAAATGAACATTAAGTACATAACTTTGGATATATTTCTGCCTTTAGATGAGCTTATTACttacctttattttcctttcttcttcaatTATTCTACAAAGTAATCATTACAAGCAACTGTCAGAGCTGCCACCATGACCACGAATTCATTAAAATCCACTTCGTTGTCCTTATTGGCATCCAGGTCCTGCACTATCTTATCAACCAACTGGGTTTCCTTTTGGCactaaaatgagaaaggaaatttCTAACTCCCTGGCTCTGAGGTTCATGATGACAATTGAAATTCATCTtccttttatttacattaaattccTAATTTCCATTTATAGCATCTAAAGACATTTTCTAAGAACCTATTTACAGGTAGGTGTAAACCAGCCACGAATTCTAAACGAATCTAGCCCCCTGCCCCAGCTCCATATAATCCTGGCTCAGACCTAGAAACCAAGAAAAGCAAACAGCAGCTGATCAAAGTGAGTGACTGTTGCTAAAAACACATTTACAGGACATCACAGGTTGAGAGCCAGGACACTAGGAGATAGTCGAGTGACATAGAAAGAGGGAGGATTTGAagccaaaaaggagaaaaataccaATGAGGGAATTTGAGCAAATCGcgtaacattttaaatgtttttatttctaaaattgggAGGATAATATCTATCCACACATTTCAGGGATACTTCATCAACTTTTGAAAGTGCTTAGAGCACCAGGGTCgctagatttagcaaataaaaatactagatacctagttaaatttgaatttcaaataaacaacaaataacttTTAGTTTTAGTATGTCTCAAGTATTGTATAGgacacaaaatattttatctggcaGCCTACTTAGCACAGTGTGCCTGACACACAGAAGAGAGGCACCCAAAGAAAGGTAGGTCTTATAAAGATGCCTGCATTTTATGGGTGGAAAgcaaagagaagagggaagacAAGGTTCAGGAAGGTTGGGACTGTGAAGCACCCACCTCTCCTGTGACTGGTGTTGATGAGGAGTGTTTCCAAAAGCAATTCATTTCTTCCAGGAATTCCCCATGCCCCCCTCATTTTCTGCTAACCATTAAATGGTCAGAGAAAAACTTAATTGATCAAAACCAACTtgattaaaacaattataaattgtACTTGATTAAATAAATGTGCGAAGTTTGACCTACTGAGTTTTTATGCTAAATGTTAAACAGTACAGTAGCCAAAGTTGGCCccatacagtggctcacgcctgtaatctcagcactttgggaggccgaggcaggcacatcacttgaggtcaggagttcgagaccagcctggccaacatagtgacactctgtctctactaaaaatacaaaaaacttagctgggcgtcgtggtgcatgcctgtaatcccagctactccggaggctgaggcacaagaatcactcgaacctgggaggtggagattgcagtgagccgagatcatgtcactgcactccagcctaggagacacagcaagactccatctccgaaaaaaaaaaaaaatacagtattcaaactgaatgagaggaaaagaaaagtttgTGGGAATTCTAAGATCACTATAAAAATGTCGTGAAGACTaagttaaaaaatactttataga
This genomic interval carries:
- the S100Z gene encoding protein S100-Z gives rise to the protein MPTQLEMAMDTMIRIFHRYSGKERKRFKLSKGELKLLLQRELTEFLSCQKETQLVDKIVQDLDANKDNEVDFNEFVVMVAALTVACNDYFVE